The proteins below are encoded in one region of Paenibacillus albus:
- a CDS encoding response regulator, whose amino-acid sequence MKIVIVDDQRLMREGLATIIGLEEGMEVVGTAVDGRDAYNQVVELHPDVVLMDIRMPGMDGIEGAELILRNVPETKVLILTTFDDAELILQALEKGVHGYLLKDLPSEAIVSAIHTVYNGGTVLQPDITAMLLREVKRMPERQPDQAPLSGRPDTNGELAQLTEREKEVLARLGQGFNNKEIAETLSITEGTVKNHVSNVIAKLGLRDRTQAAVFAVRHSM is encoded by the coding sequence TTGAAAATTGTTATCGTTGACGATCAGCGCCTTATGCGCGAAGGCCTCGCGACCATAATCGGGCTGGAAGAGGGCATGGAGGTCGTGGGAACGGCCGTGGACGGAAGAGACGCCTACAATCAAGTCGTCGAGCTGCATCCGGATGTCGTGCTGATGGATATTCGGATGCCCGGTATGGACGGCATAGAAGGGGCGGAGCTGATTCTCCGAAATGTCCCGGAAACGAAGGTGTTGATTCTGACCACGTTCGATGACGCGGAATTGATTCTGCAGGCACTGGAGAAAGGTGTCCATGGCTATTTGTTGAAGGATTTGCCGTCGGAGGCGATCGTAAGCGCGATCCATACGGTTTATAACGGGGGCACAGTGCTCCAGCCGGACATTACAGCGATGCTGCTCAGGGAAGTGAAACGAATGCCGGAGCGGCAGCCGGATCAAGCTCCCCTTTCGGGTAGACCAGATACGAATGGAGAATTGGCTCAGTTGACCGAGCGGGAAAAAGAAGTGCTCGCGCGGCTCGGTCAGGGCTTCAACAACAAGGAAATCGCGGAGACGCTGTCGATTACAGAAGGCACGGTGAAGAATCACGTCTCTAATGTGATTGCGAAGCTAGGGCTGCGTGATCGAACGCAAGCGGCCGTCTTTGCGGTTCGTCATTCCATGTAA
- a CDS encoding sensor histidine kinase — MTCVLLLVVYVITMGSVDWYVYRELDEIGYFITGSFIVFAGIVSVLIQVQRSARDKTLKLYEELTQAHAQLQDYALQTEEWGAAKERIRIAREIHDTVGHKLTALLVQMQAARKLSPVDPQRSEQTYAECESLIRASLQEIRLSVRAIREEPVRSTSLQERLEQLAQEFTRWAEVQTTLEVEGQPVELPGKLQLAAYRIVQESLTNAQKHGHARKAEIMLAYGESGFSLRIRNDGETPENLNPGFGIINMQERVQEWNGEVHVGTEPGTGFAVDVRFPYSAGGNGAVAIENCYR; from the coding sequence ATGACCTGCGTCTTACTGCTGGTGGTATACGTGATCACGATGGGGAGCGTGGATTGGTATGTCTATCGTGAATTGGACGAAATCGGGTATTTTATTACCGGATCGTTCATCGTATTCGCGGGCATCGTGAGCGTTCTGATTCAGGTTCAGCGGAGCGCGCGCGACAAAACGCTGAAGCTGTATGAGGAATTGACGCAGGCGCATGCGCAATTGCAGGATTACGCGCTGCAAACGGAAGAGTGGGGAGCGGCCAAGGAGCGGATCCGAATCGCGCGCGAAATTCACGATACTGTCGGCCATAAGCTGACAGCGCTGCTCGTGCAGATGCAAGCTGCCCGGAAGCTAAGCCCAGTGGATCCTCAGCGGAGCGAACAAACCTATGCGGAATGCGAGAGCTTGATTCGAGCATCTCTGCAAGAGATTCGGCTGTCGGTCCGGGCGATCCGAGAAGAACCGGTACGCTCGACCTCCCTGCAGGAGCGCCTTGAACAGCTTGCACAGGAGTTTACCAGATGGGCCGAGGTACAAACCACGCTAGAAGTGGAAGGCCAGCCTGTTGAGCTTCCCGGCAAGCTTCAATTGGCGGCATATCGCATCGTGCAGGAATCCCTAACAAACGCTCAGAAGCACGGACATGCCAGGAAGGCTGAGATCATGCTTGCTTATGGCGAGAGTGGATTCTCGCTTCGCATCCGCAACGACGGCGAAACACCCGAGAATCTTAATCCGGGCTTTGGAATTATTAATATGCAGGAACGAGTACAAGAGTGGAACGGGGAAGTGCATGTGGGGACGGAGCCTGGAACGGGCTTCGCCGTAGACGTTCGCTTCCCTTATTCCGCCGGAGGAAACGGAGCGGTTGCGATTGAAAATTGTTATCGTTGA
- a CDS encoding glycoside hydrolase family 5 protein, whose product MKRWSMALAASLLVFVLAAGCKDNSQNLVVKQANQAENVTPAPAPAPAESKAENKNNAQTPEPAPAALPETTPDPKLPKRDPQSAPLDVFKQAKLLGRGVNLGNALEAPTEGEWGVTLQESYFKTIKDAGFESVRVPIKWSAHADTNAPYAIEATFFERIDWVIDQSLKQGLNVVLDMHNYDEMNQNPDEQEARYLALWKQISARYKELPGNVYFELLNEPNSSLTWSKWNKMLKKALDTIRSEDKWHSVIIGSVSWSNYAELVSLDIPEDERNVIVTFHYYDPFPFTHQGAEWAGPEIGTTGVVWPGPPATKVEPVDAATQVQWVNDWFRDYNSNPVETNPAGPNMIVEAFDKVANWSKENNRPIYLGEFGAYSKADMPSRARWTTFVREEAEKRGFSWSYWEFCSGFGVYDPAANQYRKELLEALIPPK is encoded by the coding sequence TTGAAAAGATGGAGTATGGCACTCGCTGCCTCGCTGCTAGTGTTCGTACTGGCAGCGGGGTGTAAGGACAACTCGCAAAACCTAGTTGTGAAGCAAGCAAACCAAGCAGAGAATGTCACACCAGCGCCAGCGCCTGCTCCTGCGGAGAGCAAAGCGGAGAATAAGAATAATGCGCAGACTCCCGAACCGGCTCCTGCTGCATTGCCCGAGACGACTCCGGACCCGAAGCTGCCCAAGCGCGACCCGCAATCGGCGCCGCTTGACGTATTCAAGCAGGCGAAGCTGCTCGGGAGGGGCGTCAATCTTGGCAACGCACTTGAAGCTCCGACAGAAGGGGAATGGGGTGTCACTTTACAGGAGAGCTACTTCAAGACGATTAAGGATGCAGGCTTCGAGTCGGTCCGCGTTCCGATCAAGTGGTCGGCGCATGCGGATACGAATGCTCCATACGCGATAGAAGCCACGTTCTTCGAACGCATTGATTGGGTCATCGACCAGTCGCTGAAGCAGGGGCTTAACGTCGTGCTTGATATGCACAATTACGATGAGATGAATCAGAATCCCGATGAGCAAGAGGCTCGTTATCTGGCACTGTGGAAGCAAATCTCCGCAAGATATAAGGAGCTTCCCGGCAATGTATATTTCGAGCTGCTCAATGAGCCCAATAGCTCTCTGACCTGGTCCAAATGGAATAAAATGCTGAAGAAAGCGCTCGATACGATTCGCAGCGAGGATAAGTGGCATTCGGTCATCATCGGTTCTGTCAGCTGGAGCAACTACGCCGAGCTTGTGTCGCTAGACATTCCGGAAGATGAACGAAACGTCATCGTCACGTTTCATTATTACGATCCTTTTCCATTCACTCACCAAGGGGCAGAATGGGCAGGGCCGGAGATCGGAACGACTGGTGTCGTTTGGCCAGGTCCCCCAGCAACGAAAGTGGAGCCTGTTGATGCTGCTACGCAGGTGCAGTGGGTGAACGATTGGTTCCGCGATTACAATTCGAATCCGGTGGAAACGAATCCTGCCGGGCCAAATATGATTGTGGAAGCTTTTGATAAGGTGGCCAATTGGTCAAAGGAGAACAATCGCCCGATCTATCTTGGCGAATTCGGCGCGTATAGCAAAGCCGATATGCCATCGCGAGCGCGCTGGACGACCTTTGTGCGAGAGGAAGCAGAGAAGCGCGGCTTCAGCTGGTCTTATTGGGAGTTCTGCTCAGGCTTTGGCGTATATGACCCGGCAGCAAATCAATATCGGAAGGAATTGTTGGAAGCGTTAATTCCTCCTAAATAG
- a CDS encoding GNAT family N-acetyltransferase translates to MEKEIRLVQLTDYERAHAFQCEYLDRESFEDFVQRVESAPDFYFVTVDGSEVVGVCYGSPSKKQESVLNLNGIAVNLDHSKNYARVGLGTNMLHTFEIAAKNSSYSTIGVGSAEDPKVEAFYLKNRFKPTELVVIGSNYEQIERIGVADYESGLLRREELRRKYNPREVIFILEKNLG, encoded by the coding sequence GTGGAGAAAGAGATACGATTAGTACAGCTAACGGATTATGAACGGGCACATGCCTTTCAATGCGAATATTTGGACAGAGAGTCCTTTGAGGATTTCGTGCAGCGGGTGGAGAGTGCTCCGGACTTCTATTTTGTCACGGTAGATGGCAGCGAAGTGGTTGGTGTTTGCTATGGCAGTCCGTCTAAGAAACAGGAGTCCGTCCTTAATTTGAATGGGATCGCGGTTAATCTGGATCATAGCAAAAATTATGCCAGAGTCGGGCTAGGTACAAACATGCTTCATACCTTCGAAATTGCGGCGAAGAATAGTAGCTATTCCACCATTGGTGTTGGCTCGGCGGAGGATCCCAAAGTAGAAGCTTTTTATTTGAAAAATAGGTTCAAACCAACGGAATTAGTAGTCATAGGCTCGAATTACGAGCAGATAGAGAGAATCGGAGTCGCTGACTATGAGAGTGGCCTACTACGAAGAGAAGAATTAAGGCGTAAATACAATCCAAGAGAAGTCATCTTTATTTTAGAAAAAAATTTAGGATGA
- a CDS encoding phytanoyl-CoA dioxygenase family protein: protein MSMRVLTAEQIEQFIDKGYVHIKGAFSREAALEAQSFLWGKLQEKAGVQREDPSTWQEPMVSIRENYRHSSFDACNSELLADAVEDLTGADRTIHRFVAGETAEDKLPGWGWWPVNFSVGAGEPWFVPTNGWHWDGIHFRHYVDAPDQGLLCLCLFSDIAPHGGGTLVVEGSHKTVARHLTKYPEGVELGEGIHALHAEHPYFAKLTGRDGEQLSAEERNAYFMEQAYIEEDGTRLQVVETTGEAGDVILCHPFLVHAASSNHSGKVRFMCNRTSPLKERLSLQREQLGDYSPLERSIRESVYR, encoded by the coding sequence ATGAGTATGCGAGTGCTGACGGCAGAGCAAATTGAACAGTTCATCGACAAAGGCTATGTCCATATTAAAGGCGCTTTCTCGCGGGAAGCGGCTCTTGAGGCGCAGTCGTTCTTATGGGGCAAGCTGCAAGAGAAGGCCGGCGTTCAGCGCGAGGATCCCTCGACATGGCAGGAGCCGATGGTCAGTATCCGCGAGAATTACCGCCACTCTTCCTTTGACGCCTGTAATTCGGAGCTGCTGGCCGATGCCGTCGAAGATTTAACTGGCGCGGATCGCACGATTCACCGTTTCGTCGCCGGTGAGACGGCCGAAGACAAACTGCCAGGCTGGGGCTGGTGGCCGGTCAACTTCTCCGTCGGCGCAGGCGAGCCTTGGTTCGTGCCGACGAATGGCTGGCATTGGGACGGCATTCATTTCCGGCATTATGTGGATGCGCCGGATCAAGGACTGCTCTGTTTATGCCTCTTCTCGGATATCGCACCGCATGGAGGGGGAACGTTGGTCGTCGAAGGCTCGCATAAGACGGTCGCGCGTCACTTGACCAAGTACCCGGAAGGTGTCGAGTTGGGCGAAGGTATTCACGCGCTTCACGCCGAGCACCCGTATTTCGCCAAGCTAACAGGGCGGGACGGCGAACAACTAAGCGCAGAGGAACGAAACGCTTATTTCATGGAGCAAGCCTATATCGAGGAAGATGGTACACGGCTGCAAGTCGTGGAGACGACGGGAGAGGCAGGAGATGTCATTTTGTGCCACCCGTTTCTCGTGCATGCCGCGTCGTCGAACCATAGCGGGAAGGTCCGATTCATGTGCAACCGTACGTCGCCGCTGAAGGAGAGACTGTCGCTGCAGCGAGAACAATTAGGCGATTACTCGCCTCTTGAGCGAAGCATCCGGGAGTCTGTCTATCGCTAG
- a CDS encoding glycosyl hydrolase: MNVEWAQRMNVEPKLINPQADDCAKRLMAYLCDTYGTRMLTGQQIGVHATPEMDVIFRETGHYPAVGGFDFMNDSPSRTERGSVGTDTALALQWRQDGGIVTFCWHWNAPKDLVDQPPDNGWHRGFYTSATTFDLAKAMADPSSEEYGLLLRDIDVISGLLAQLRAAGVPVLWRPLHEASGGWFWWGATGPEPCIQLWKLMYERMTQLHGLHNLIWVWNGQHKDWYPGDAYVDIIGEDVYSPAQNYQSNVDRFKQALSYTDAAKIIALSENGPLPDPDLMIQDGALWLWNCTWYGNFLHKQEDGIAVVSNQYTEVEMLKKVYRHPFTVTRDELPDLVHYPLTNS, translated from the coding sequence ATGAACGTCGAGTGGGCGCAGCGGATGAACGTCGAACCGAAACTGATTAATCCGCAAGCTGACGATTGCGCGAAACGGCTGATGGCGTATCTGTGCGACACGTACGGCACGAGGATGCTGACCGGACAACAGATCGGCGTCCACGCAACACCGGAGATGGACGTCATATTCCGCGAGACGGGGCATTATCCGGCTGTCGGCGGCTTCGATTTCATGAACGATTCGCCGTCGCGCACGGAGCGCGGCTCCGTCGGTACCGATACGGCGCTCGCCTTGCAATGGCGGCAGGATGGCGGGATCGTCACCTTCTGCTGGCACTGGAATGCGCCTAAGGATCTGGTCGATCAACCGCCTGATAACGGGTGGCACCGCGGCTTCTACACCTCTGCCACAACGTTCGATCTGGCCAAAGCAATGGCCGATCCGTCATCAGAGGAGTACGGCTTACTGCTTCGCGATATCGACGTTATTTCAGGCTTGCTTGCGCAGCTTCGGGCAGCAGGCGTGCCCGTCCTGTGGCGGCCGCTCCACGAAGCGTCCGGCGGCTGGTTCTGGTGGGGCGCCACAGGACCGGAGCCGTGCATCCAGCTTTGGAAGCTGATGTACGAACGAATGACGCAGCTGCACGGCCTGCATAATCTGATCTGGGTTTGGAACGGACAGCATAAGGACTGGTATCCGGGTGATGCGTATGTGGACATCATCGGTGAAGACGTATATTCGCCCGCACAGAATTATCAATCGAACGTTGATCGCTTCAAGCAAGCCCTGAGTTATACAGATGCCGCGAAGATCATCGCTCTGTCTGAGAACGGACCGCTGCCGGATCCCGATCTGATGATCCAAGACGGCGCGCTTTGGCTGTGGAATTGTACATGGTACGGTAACTTCCTGCATAAACAGGAGGATGGCATAGCGGTCGTATCGAATCAATATACCGAAGTCGAGATGCTGAAGAAAGTGTACCGGCATCCCTTTACGGTGACGCGCGACGAGCTGCCTGATCTCGTCCATTACCCACTGACTAATTCCTAA
- a CDS encoding DUF5060 domain-containing protein: protein MNKRKLTFVSIGGLLLVAAALLLSIPAIHSHNESPRSEPSDAQTGEALTTAGKAPLIRNVKENAADVGLYEKFELAFDVDGEYDNPYDPDQIDLSMALTSPSGKTWSINGFYDETDAKWKFRFSPDEKGTWHYMFHAAGHGGIDQSSVIKGEFNAVASESRGWIQLSQKNKRYMEYRDGTTFYGIGLAYPWNITDANLDKIAASGGNLITYWNGNYDGEGNGGGRNQLQSFEAGVERIDPLKAQRVDDLLASFEQRGLHMSFVIWPHDSLTELLEGWPNTWSQNGYSALGPAKDFYASDKMWHYQERLYRYIIARWGYSQALGIWDLVDEINGTDGWAQNPTGVTDVWVKKVHDYFKAHDPYGHPTMGSMAGNRQDYWDYAYRTLDIADRENYYNFGYDAYARDIRKRFDSYEKPLMIGETGNITDTVKYHQAIWVSLTNGLASIPVWWDFDHVSDDMFGQMKHLAAFTAKIDFRESRLPVNVNVDQATKTQVWLMQGERSSFGWLIAEKGGAGGRMLKLTNVADGSYEVSWYDPWTGANMSDEAAQASSGSLSLEAPASKQTDLAFTITRK from the coding sequence ATGAACAAAAGAAAGCTCACCTTCGTCTCCATTGGAGGACTTCTGCTGGTTGCGGCTGCGCTTCTGCTGTCTATCCCGGCTATTCATAGCCATAACGAGTCTCCCCGGTCCGAGCCGTCTGACGCTCAGACCGGGGAGGCTTTAACAACAGCTGGAAAAGCGCCTCTCATTCGCAACGTGAAAGAGAATGCTGCGGATGTCGGCCTCTATGAGAAGTTCGAGCTCGCATTCGACGTGGACGGAGAATACGACAATCCTTACGATCCTGATCAAATCGACTTGAGCATGGCGCTCACCTCGCCTTCGGGCAAGACGTGGAGCATTAACGGCTTCTATGATGAGACCGATGCGAAATGGAAATTTCGGTTCTCGCCTGACGAGAAAGGGACATGGCATTACATGTTCCACGCCGCAGGTCATGGAGGCATTGACCAAAGCAGCGTGATTAAAGGTGAATTCAATGCAGTCGCATCCGAGAGCCGGGGCTGGATTCAGTTGTCACAGAAGAACAAGCGGTATATGGAATACCGCGACGGTACAACCTTCTACGGCATCGGCCTTGCGTATCCTTGGAATATCACGGACGCGAACTTGGATAAAATCGCGGCAAGCGGCGGCAATCTGATTACCTACTGGAACGGCAACTACGACGGCGAAGGCAACGGCGGCGGGAGGAATCAGCTGCAGTCGTTCGAGGCTGGCGTCGAGAGGATCGATCCACTGAAAGCCCAGCGGGTAGACGATCTGCTCGCTTCGTTCGAGCAGCGCGGACTCCATATGAGCTTCGTTATCTGGCCGCACGATTCCTTGACCGAACTATTGGAGGGTTGGCCCAATACATGGTCGCAGAACGGCTATTCGGCGCTAGGTCCGGCGAAGGACTTCTATGCGAGCGACAAGATGTGGCACTATCAAGAACGGCTGTATCGATATATCATCGCGCGCTGGGGGTATAGTCAGGCGCTTGGCATCTGGGATTTGGTCGATGAGATCAACGGCACGGATGGATGGGCGCAGAATCCTACCGGAGTGACGGATGTCTGGGTGAAGAAGGTGCACGATTACTTCAAGGCGCATGATCCGTACGGTCACCCGACGATGGGCTCGATGGCCGGCAACCGGCAGGACTACTGGGATTATGCTTATCGTACGCTTGATATCGCGGACCGTGAAAACTACTATAATTTCGGCTACGACGCGTACGCCCGCGATATACGCAAACGCTTTGACAGCTACGAGAAGCCGCTGATGATCGGCGAAACCGGCAACATTACCGATACCGTGAAATACCATCAGGCGATCTGGGTGTCACTGACAAACGGTCTTGCTTCGATTCCGGTCTGGTGGGATTTCGATCATGTCAGCGACGATATGTTTGGGCAAATGAAGCATTTGGCTGCATTCACGGCGAAGATTGATTTCCGTGAATCTCGCCTTCCGGTCAACGTCAACGTTGATCAGGCCACGAAGACGCAGGTATGGCTCATGCAGGGGGAACGTTCTTCATTTGGTTGGCTCATAGCCGAGAAAGGCGGAGCGGGCGGCAGGATGTTGAAGCTGACAAACGTTGCAGACGGTTCCTATGAGGTCTCCTGGTACGATCCGTGGACGGGTGCGAATATGAGCGATGAGGCTGCGCAAGCGTCGAGCGGCTCGCTCTCCTTGGAAGCGCCTGCATCGAAGCAGACGGATCTCGCATTTACGATTACGCGAAAATAA
- a CDS encoding carbohydrate ABC transporter permease, producing the protein MRFPDLQNEAVVIQMQKARNKTASLVWLIFRYILIIGISFIILYPILQQLSVAFKDKADIYNPTIYMIPVHFTMENVRYAMAVLDYWPLLKNTLLFAASTTLLQAASCSLAGYGFARFHFPGKNILFTLVVLTILIPSSTLMVPMYIHFRSFDLLGVIHLLTGKEGINMLNTYSPSLITAAFANGLKSGLFIYIFRQFFRSMPGEIEEAALIDGAGGIRTFFTIMLPNAVPPLITVILFSFVWQYNDIFYASLFNSASDLMSIKVSSLPADVNQYLPGIMGIGTGTNVKVDPNQVSMIVDTGILLAISPLIAMYLFVQRFFVESVERSGVVG; encoded by the coding sequence ATGAGATTCCCCGATTTGCAAAACGAAGCCGTCGTCATACAAATGCAGAAAGCGCGCAATAAGACGGCATCGCTGGTGTGGCTTATTTTCCGTTACATTCTGATCATAGGGATTTCGTTCATCATTCTTTATCCGATTCTGCAGCAGCTTTCGGTTGCCTTTAAGGATAAGGCGGATATCTACAATCCGACGATCTACATGATTCCGGTGCATTTCACAATGGAGAACGTCCGGTATGCGATGGCCGTGCTGGATTACTGGCCGCTGCTGAAGAATACGCTGCTCTTCGCGGCTTCCACGACGCTTCTTCAAGCTGCTTCATGCTCGCTGGCAGGATACGGATTCGCCCGGTTCCATTTCCCGGGGAAGAACATCCTGTTCACGCTTGTCGTGCTGACGATCTTAATTCCGTCGAGTACGCTGATGGTACCGATGTACATTCACTTCCGATCATTTGATTTGCTTGGTGTCATTCATCTTCTGACCGGCAAGGAAGGCATTAACATGCTTAACACGTACAGCCCATCGCTCATTACGGCTGCATTCGCTAACGGCTTAAAGTCCGGTTTGTTCATATATATTTTCCGGCAGTTCTTCCGCAGCATGCCAGGCGAGATTGAAGAGGCGGCGCTCATCGACGGCGCGGGAGGCATCCGTACTTTCTTCACGATCATGCTACCGAACGCGGTTCCGCCGCTCATTACGGTCATCTTGTTCTCCTTCGTCTGGCAGTACAATGACATCTTCTACGCATCGTTGTTCAACAGCGCGAGCGACCTTATGTCGATCAAGGTATCTTCGCTGCCTGCCGACGTGAACCAGTACTTGCCGGGCATCATGGGCATCGGCACCGGAACGAACGTCAAGGTGGATCCGAACCAAGTGTCCATGATCGTCGATACCGGAATATTGCTCGCGATTTCGCCACTGATCGCGATGTACCTCTTCGTGCAGCGCTTCTTCGTCGAGAGCGTCGAGCGTTCTGGCGTCGTTGGTTAA
- a CDS encoding carbohydrate ABC transporter permease produces MPWLLGFVFLFATPLFQSIHFSFSDMKIAPGGGYTLDFIGWGNFKNALSIDPNFNRILTQSLSEMAWNVPMILFFSLFTATMLNTKFVGRPFARAIFFLPVILASGAIAAAQSSGLIQLTGSSEMAKELGQQQNGFDPLSLAFMLSDAGLPMWFIEYIISAVQRIYEIIKSSGVQILIFLAALQSVPVSMYEVAKMEGATAYETFWKITFPMVSPLILTNIIYTIIDSFTNSQVTTTIYNTAFQAQNFGLSAAMSWIYTAVISVVLIIVGILVSRKVFYYN; encoded by the coding sequence ATGCCTTGGCTGCTTGGCTTCGTGTTTTTGTTCGCGACGCCGCTGTTTCAATCGATTCATTTTAGCTTCAGCGATATGAAGATCGCTCCGGGCGGCGGGTATACCCTTGACTTCATCGGATGGGGGAACTTCAAGAATGCATTGTCCATCGATCCGAATTTTAACCGTATTCTGACGCAGTCCCTAAGCGAGATGGCATGGAACGTGCCGATGATCTTGTTCTTCAGCTTATTTACGGCAACGATGCTGAACACCAAGTTCGTCGGACGCCCATTCGCGCGCGCGATCTTCTTCCTGCCGGTCATTCTTGCATCAGGCGCCATTGCTGCCGCACAGTCGTCGGGCCTCATTCAATTGACGGGCAGCTCGGAGATGGCGAAGGAACTGGGGCAGCAGCAAAACGGCTTCGATCCGTTGTCGCTGGCCTTCATGCTGTCGGACGCGGGCCTTCCGATGTGGTTTATCGAGTACATCATCAGCGCCGTGCAGCGAATCTATGAAATCATCAAGAGCTCCGGCGTGCAAATTCTGATCTTCCTAGCTGCGCTTCAATCGGTTCCCGTCTCCATGTACGAAGTTGCTAAGATGGAAGGCGCGACGGCGTACGAGACGTTCTGGAAGATTACCTTCCCGATGGTCAGCCCGCTAATCTTGACGAACATCATCTATACGATCATTGACTCGTTCACGAACAGCCAAGTAACGACGACGATTTACAACACGGCGTTCCAGGCACAGAACTTCGGGCTCAGCGCCGCGATGTCTTGGATCTATACCGCGGTTATCAGCGTCGTGCTCATCATCGTAGGCATTCTCGTGTCTAGAAAAGTGTTCTATTACAATTGA